Sequence from the Halogeometricum sp. S3BR5-2 genome:
TCGATGCCCAGCCGGTCCTTCACGTCGTCCTGCGATACCGTCTCGCCCTGCTCCCGCTGCTTGCGGCTCTCGGCCAGATGCGCCAGCGCTTCCTCGGACAGCTGCGTTGGCGGATTGACGGCGTCTCGAAGCGCGTCGCGGATGAACTCGGATTTGTTCGCGTAGCCACGCTCCTCCCAGACGTCGTCGACCTGTGCCAGCAGCGACTGGGGCACCCGGACGTTGATTTTCTCCATTTCACCGTCGCCGCCGGCGTCGCTGTCAGTGCTCATATACTGTGATACGCTCGTATCACGTAAGTACCTTCGGTCCGATACGCAGACTGTGGTTGACGAGGTCCAGACTGCGCTCGAGGGAGAGTCGCCGATGCTCCGAGAGGTTCAGGACGACGGCTTGGCCGTCGACGCGGAAGCCGACGTATTCGACTGCGTCTCGGTGAGACTGACCTGGCGATGCGACTGGAACCGATTCCGAACTGGCCATAGGTACATTCCCGTTCATTCGTTGCTCGTGGGCGGTTCGGTGACCCCCGCACCCCTCTCGGGGGCAATAAACACCACCAGTCCAGAATTGTCCTTGAGTTACAACGGATCAGCTGATTTGCTCTACGAGGGTGGGGTTGCTCAGACCATCTCCTGTCGGAGTAATCCCTGTAAACACGGGAGTCCCGAACGTTAACTACCGGGGAAGCATACGTCTATGTATGACAATTACGACTGAGTTTTCCCTCAGTTCACCGTCTCTCCCGCTGGTCAGTATCACTGAGAGACTCCCACCGGACCAAATTGAGTGCGTCCATGGGCTCTGTTTCGAACAGGACGCCCGGATGTTCATCGTCAAAATCGATTCCGATGTCAACGTTTCAGAAGCCGACTTGGAATCGCT
This genomic interval carries:
- a CDS encoding ribbon-helix-helix domain-containing protein encodes the protein MSTDSDAGGDGEMEKINVRVPQSLLAQVDDVWEERGYANKSEFIRDALRDAVNPPTQLSEEALAHLAESRKQREQGETVSQDDVKDRLGIDD